From Ancylothrix sp. D3o:
TTCAATGCTCGGATTTTTGATGATGTCCGCGATTGTCTGTTTCGTATCAGGCAGGTTGTTGGCACTCATATAGATCCAGAGATTATCTGGATAGAGAATTGCCGCTTGGTTGAGGTGCCGGCCCCTCCCCATTTCAATTTCTATAAGTTTGTTACTGCTGATGGCCAGATTATTAGCACTGCCGGTGGTGATAGTTTTGAAGTGATGGAGGTGGGTACTTAACCTACCTGTGCCGGTGGGCCATTTATTGCTAACCGCTGATGGGGTGAACTTTACGCCTTGCCGGTGCCCATAGTTTTGAGGTAGTGGGAGCCACCTAACTCACCTGTACCACCAGGCTATTTATTGCTGACCGCTGATGGGATGAACTTCACCTCTTGTCGGTGCTGATAGTTTTGAAGTAGTGGAGGTGGCCACTTAACCAACCTGTGCTACCGGGCCATTTATTGCTCACCGTTGAGGGGATGAACTTCACCCCTTGCCGGTACTGATACTTTTGAAGTAATGGGGGCCACTTAAGTCTATCCAGCCCGAAACTGACAATCTCCATGTAATACTCCGGGGGATGAAAGCGAATGGTTGCCGACCTCTTTAACTGCTTTCATCCGGGGAGTCACTTGCTAAAAAAATAAAAAGCTAAATAACCAAAAAGCTAAATTGTAAAAATTGTTTTTTTAGTAATTTATTTACTTAGCAAATTTGACAATACTAATTTTAGTGGTTTATATTTATGCAATGATCACAGTCGCCATCGCATCCCTATCAGGGGGGCAAGGCAAGACAACCGCATCTTTATTCCTTAGCCGCCGGCTGGCGAGCCTGGGATATCCCACTTTGGTTATCGATGCCGACCCCCAGCACAATTTAACGACCTATCTGGGACTGGAACTAAGACCCAACCAGCCCACACTAATAGAAGTCCTCAAAAAGTCCGTCCCTATCGTTGAGGGCATCTATCCCGTTGAAAACAGCGACAACTTATTTCTAATTCCCTCTGATGAAGGGCTAGATGCCGCCGGTGACTACCTTGCAAGCTCTGGTGTTGGGGCCACCCTATTGCTACATCGTCTTGAACAAGTGGCCAGCGTCTTCAAATTTTGCATTATTGATGCTCCCCCGCAACGTTCACAGATTTGTCTAACAGCAATCGGTGCAGCTTTAGCCCTCATCATACCTGCCGAAGCTTCAGTCAAAGGCTACGGTTCCCTGGTACGGACACTCGACCTGCTCAATACTATGCAGGATCTCAAAGCAACAAATGCTCAACTTTTGGGAGTGCTACCTTTTCGAGATCGCTGGATTGGCAACACCCAAACCTCAGAAAGCCGGCTTGCCATAGATGGCATGAAAGAGGAAGTAGGAAGCGAATCAATTCTTCCCTCTATAAGAGAGTCAGAGCAGTATAAAAAAGCCATAAACAGAAGAAAAACTCTGACTGAATTAGGGCATTCTTCCTTGGAATATCCCTTTGAAATTATCGTTGACAAAATCCAGAAACTTTAGGACTTGAGAATCAAATGAGTGACAGCATCCTTGATAAAATTCGCTCTAACCGCCAACGAACCGTTGTTCCTGCAAGAGTTGATACGCTAATCCCCACAACTATTGAAAATGAACAAGCCATCCAGACCGAAAGTGAACAAGCCACCCAACAGGAAAGTGAACAAGCTTCCCTTACTGTGATCCAACAAATTGCTCCACAGGAAACCTCACAAATTGAGTCTATAATCACCAAAACCAAACAACAAAGTCAACAAGTTGCTCAACAGGAAACTCCTTTGAGGGAAACGTTAGATTCACCGGCTACCAGCAATTCAACTTTAGAAGAATTAAAAGCACAACTTGCGCTTTTTAACGGAACTCGTCGGCATTCAGCTATCGTGTTGGATACGGAAATTGATTCTAATTTGACCCGATTCTGTAAAGAAAAAGGCATCACAGTCGAACTATTTTTAGAAGCCGCATGGCTTGAAGCAGTGGTTTCTGAGGAATTAATGAAGAAAATTTTAACAGAAGCCAAACGGCGTTATCAAGGTCGTAAGCAGGCTGGGAAACTGCGCCGACTGATTACCATGTTGTCGGGAAATATTTAGGTTTAATAAGGCTATAAGTAAATGAATTAATGCGAAAGAATAGTTTTAGGTTCCGCATTCTATTTATAGGGGAGTGGAGTTGGCAATCTTATCAATCAAAATAGACGTTTTTCTCTCAGAGTTTTTTGGTTTAAACTTTTTAAACTCGTTAAGGCGTTCACTTCTCAACTCGCCAACCAAGCTGATTACCCAGCCTTTTGTGTCGATGGAACACAAAGCATCCTCATACAAAGATATCAGCGGTAGTTGTGTATTATAATCAAAAAATAGATAGCGTTCAAAAGCAAGAGCAACTATGCTCACAAGCAGTTTCAATTCAATCAAATTTATTCGGTGAATCTATGGCAACAGCAGGTAAGTTAGAATTGACCATTAAGATTAACGAGTTTCCCGACGATGTAAAGACAGTCGAGAACAACTGGAAGCAGTTTGAAGTAGATTGTGACGGTAAGATAATAACAATCACAGTCAAGCCGAAAGTGTTTAAGAAGCTTGAAGACGCGCAGGCTAATTACCCGATGTGGGTAGCGGCGATTGCAGGCAAAATGGGAGAAGCTACCCCTAACGGTTTCGTTTTAGCAGAACCCGCTATACAAGTGTTTGAGAAAAAGCCAAAAGAACCAAAAAGCGCTTCAGAAGCTGTAGCGACGCCTAACTAAATAGCAGGGTAAACGCATCTTGTCGATAACCAGTGTTATGAACACAATAAAGCAGAATTATTGTTGTTTAGTGAGAACGGTTTTTTCCATGTAGCGCTTTTGTCTTTATTCAGACGCTATATAGGGAAATTTAGAAATTAGATGCGTTTACCCTGCATTGGCTTTTAGATGACCAAGTTTAGTTTGAAGAATTAGTGGTAAATTATTTGTAGAAGCCGGTGGTATGTTGCTGATGTCGGCAACTGAAAGCTCTTATTGAGATAGATGTACATCCCTCAAATTGACCAAAATGCCGAACACTAGAAGATATCCCGATAATTGGTCTGAAATTGCACTGGCTGTGAAAGAAAGGTGCGGCTGGTGTTGTGCTAAATGTAATCTACAGTGCTTACGGCCTGGGGATTCCACTAAAAATCTAACTAAATCCCAACAAGCTAAACTTAAGTTGAATGTACATCATCAGAATAGGATACCGGAAGATAACCGGCCTGAAAATTTAATTGCTCTTTGTTCTGCTTGTCATCTTCTTTACCATACCCGTAAACGGGCAAATATTTCACCAGGACAATTGTCTTTGTTGGAAGAACTTTTACCGAACGAGTGCGGTAAATTTTCTGAATAATGGCCTAGCTAATTTTTGGGAGACAACGAGACGAATTAATACTCATAACTCTGTGCGCTGGAAATAATTAACGCCTAAAAAATGTTAAATAAAAAAATTAGCATTTTTGATAAACAGTAAACCTATGAGCAAAAATCCCTATTTTTAACAAAACTTTAGTAAAAAAAATTCTTTATTATAAATAATTGCTATCCGATTCTTACGCGATAAAAATCTTTTTTCTATTTTTAGAGTAGTATAGAATTATTTTAAAAATCTTGAGGTTTAGATTAGGATATTCAATTAAATTTCTTAATAAAAACATTTTTTATTTTCTATCTTTCGTTCTTTAGATAAATTTTAAGGTTTTTTATTTTCTTGAGAAGTTTGACTCTTTTTTTCGTTTTGAACGATGGCTAAAATACCTGATAAAGGTCATGTTGGCGTGAGTGCAACTACTTTATTTTTGCATTTCGTTGATGTAATTTGGGTTATACTTTTTTCGCTTATTTATTTGTGGAAAGCTTAGAGGGCATTAGTGGTATTAACGAAATGCAAAC
This genomic window contains:
- a CDS encoding ParA family protein; the encoded protein is MTILILVVYIYAMITVAIASLSGGQGKTTASLFLSRRLASLGYPTLVIDADPQHNLTTYLGLELRPNQPTLIEVLKKSVPIVEGIYPVENSDNLFLIPSDEGLDAAGDYLASSGVGATLLLHRLEQVASVFKFCIIDAPPQRSQICLTAIGAALALIIPAEASVKGYGSLVRTLDLLNTMQDLKATNAQLLGVLPFRDRWIGNTQTSESRLAIDGMKEEVGSESILPSIRESEQYKKAINRRKTLTELGHSSLEYPFEIIVDKIQKL
- a CDS encoding fertility inhibition FinO-like protein, producing the protein MYYNQKIDSVQKQEQLCSQAVSIQSNLFGESMATAGKLELTIKINEFPDDVKTVENNWKQFEVDCDGKIITITVKPKVFKKLEDAQANYPMWVAAIAGKMGEATPNGFVLAEPAIQVFEKKPKEPKSASEAVATPN
- a CDS encoding cytochrome c oxidase subunit 3 codes for the protein MAKIPDKGHVGVSATTLFLHFVDVIWVILFSLIYLWKA